The bacterium genomic sequence AGGTATAGGTAACTTCGTACTTAAACATCCTACTTTACATAAGTGTGTGTTAATTGCCGAAAACTGCGTGAAAAAACCGGTGTTTCGGTGTCAAGATTGCGGTCAATGCGTTCTGAGCTATAACGGCTACACCTGTCCGATGCGCTGCCCAAAGCAGATACGAAATGGGCCTTGCGGCGGTACTCGCGATAATGGTCATTGTGAAGTTTATCCCGAGCGACATTGCATTTGGTGGCTGATTTATAAGCGGTCCGAAAAATTCGGAATGGTCGGAAAGCTCTTGAAATACCACATACCCGTCGACCGCAGGCTGGAACATACGAGCGCGTGGATGAACGTATTCGCGGGTAAGATTTTGCCGATGTCTTTGAGCAAGAAGTTGAAGAAGAAAGAGATTGAGGAGCTTACCAAGAAGTAAGTGGTACGAAGATTCGACGGTTTTTAGGTGGTCTCAAAACTAATAGGTATGGTTGTTTTGCGAATAAATTCGCGGCTGTTGAGAGCAAAGTCCGCCTACGCGGACTATTCGAATTAGTCCACGCAGGTGGA encodes the following:
- a CDS encoding methylenetetrahydrofolate reductase C-terminal domain-containing protein; translation: MSKISEGIGNFVLKHPTLHKCVLIAENCVKKPVFRCQDCGQCVLSYNGYTCPMRCPKQIRNGPCGGTRDNGHCEVYPERHCIWWLIYKRSEKFGMVGKLLKYHIPVDRRLEHTSAWMNVFAGKILPMSLSKKLKKKEIEELTKK